The Arabidopsis thaliana chromosome 5, partial sequence genomic interval GCGTTGTGGCTGAGATGGAAGACGACGTGCGACAGGTCAAATTGGGagaaataataagaaaatctaATGATTACACAAAATTACTAATTactttattattgaaaaagatGGGCTGATTTGGGGCAGTTTCCATAACTGTTGTTGGTGATATCACATATTACGTATAATAAATCGAACTTTGTTAAGCAGAAAATCAATTTCATGCATGTGACTTAAGGTATTTGTACAGTTTGTTTACATGAGAGTTTATAACTGAAACTTAAATCAGAACTTACATTTTGTGTTCAAAATTAATCAACTACATAAAGGATAAGgaagaaaacactaacaagaATAAGATTAGCATAGCAACGATAGATTGGATTCGTGAGCATTAAAAGTCAACAATGATCTAATCACATAAGATATAGATTGCCACATCACTATAACAATGTTGAAACAGTTGAAATTTTATGTCGTAGCAACGGCCAAAACTGTAATGgatacaataaaatatattcgGCAAGAGGACTCTAATAGTGCGGTGAGCGTGGATCTGAAGGTCGCGTGTTCGATCCACGCTCACCGCACCATTTGATAACAATACAAACTATGAATggtgattttgaaaattgccctatttttgagtttttgtttgaaaaatacaTTCTACcctattttcaattaaaaatataattttaaatatgttaaatGACAATTTTTGTCCAgatttgaaataaaagaaatctttttgataaactaaaattaaatacgaatttgtttttaaaaaaaaagaataaagttaatttaaaatcttaattattatttttaactattttaagATAAAgcagattatatattttaaatattaaaatctagcatgatattatcaaaaaaatattctaaagtTTATCACTTCATATTTCTCACAgtatataaagaaatcaatCTAACTCcaaacacataattttttaactctACATTATTACCCAAGTTTTCTCTAACTGTAATGTAAACTACTTTAGCtttgtttgtaaatatttgtaatttcaATAATCAAAACATGATAATGAAATTCTGCATGGtgtaacatatatatgcatgGTGTAATTTATACGTATATATACGACtaacttttctcttttaaaaaatattgtttttgtttgtcttgtaacaatatttttcattaaaaagatattcaagataaattatatgtaaaattgttAGGTAGTTAATATTAAATAGTTGACGAAAAAAATAGTtacatcaaatatttttaaattaaaatatattattttgatcgacaaaaaatataataaaaagctgattttgttttaaatataaatgttttaaaattattagtaaattttagtaaggatatatttgtaattttatattcctttcttattttagaaaatagtttttaaagagaaaaaatgggTAGgttatttttcaaacaaaaacttttctaacttttctaacttttctaaattttcaaacaataactatgaatctctctatttcttaTCTGTATCGATAGTTTGTTACAACTGAGAACCAATTTAGGGCATCACTAGATTCATCAATTCTCTCCCATGACACATGCATCACTTTACGCCAAAGACTTGATCAAGCTACTCCCCGAAGATTCTCCAGTTCATTTGATTCTCTACGTATTGATTACTCTTCACACTACATGTTTAGGTCTTCTTCGAGTGTATATCTCTTGTAATGTGTTAGATTTGCTGGTTCATTATCGAAAACTTATCTTACTAATGTGGCTTCAAATTCTAAGTGAATCATAGGCCGTGCTCTTAGTACTCGTTCAATTCATATAATAGGAAATAGTGTGCCCACAACAAATCTTATtacacaaatttttaaatcaaaccgagcaaagaaaacagaagaaaaacactTTTGCAATTCagtatacaaaacaaaaaaccgcCGACGATTTAAACCTCTTCTCAGTTACAATCCTATAGGAGGTAAAATGCAATCTCCAAAATTGCCATTTTCTCACATGAAATCATCATCGTCCATGGCATCATAAGGACCCGAAACAAGATCATCATCAGGCTTATCAACATGAAGTTGTTTCTTCTTACCTAGTAAACACAGTGaaacgaaagaaagaaagaaaaaaacattttaatctGATCATTTTGGAAACAGAGACATGCTTGCTTAgcttaaaaacatataattcaCAAGTCTTATCAAATccaaagaataaaacaaaattcaaagacTGATTGTGTGTACCTGACTTCTTTTTGCCAGCAGCAGCTTCTTTCTCCGccttcaatttttcatttgcTATAGCTGTAATGGACGAAGCAACGTCTTTAACATCTGCTGCTTTCATATTAGCCACAGAAAGTCTCATCACTGCTTTGAGTAGCCCGATATAGTGAAAGCTTTTCTGCGAAATAGTAGACATAGTTAAAATGCAGACGAATTGGTCTTAATATGATATTTGGTCATATAGAAATAAGTGACAGTTAGCTAAGACAAGAAAGTAACAGGAAATGAAAATAGCATACCTCAAATGGTACAAGTCTCTGAGATATCAACTCAGCATAATCCAAGAAATCGCTTTCAGACTTCGGAATTAACATATCGACGCTTTTCTCTTCAGTCTTTACTCCAAAGAGTTCAGCAGTTGATTGGTAATCAGCTTCCTCTACAAGCCTAAGATAAgaagaatattaaaaattagcacaatGGCCTTCCTCAGTGACATGCTTCTTACACTActagaaaacatttttcatcCCATTCAACCAAACCAATGCAGAACCAACAGTAGAAGCATATGTAAGTGAACTATTATTACACTCTACCTCTGCATGCGAAGTTTCTCAGCAATAGGATCTAGAGGTTCTTCCCTTGATGTTCCTTTCGGAGCTTCAACAGTTTTAACCTTCTTTTCAACAGCTTTTACTGCTGGTTTCTTTGGAGCCTTCTCAGAAGCAGGCTTTACTATAGG includes:
- a CDS encoding Translation initiation factor eIF3 subunit (Translation initiation factor eIF3 subunit; CONTAINS InterPro DOMAIN/s: Translation initiation factor eIF3 subunit (InterPro:IPR013906); BEST Arabidopsis thaliana protein match is: Translation initiation factor eIF3 subunit (TAIR:AT1G66070.2); Has 416 Blast hits to 416 proteins in 166 species: Archae - 0; Bacteria - 4; Metazoa - 171; Fungi - 133; Plants - 80; Viruses - 1; Other Eukaryotes - 27 (source: NCBI BLink).); translated protein: MDDWEAEDFQPLPSKVELKSNWDDEDVDENDIKDSWEEEDVSAPPPIVKPASEKAPKKPAVKAVEKKVKTVEAPKGTSREEPLDPIAEKLRMQRLVEEADYQSTAELFGVKTEEKSVDMLIPKSESDFLDYAELISQRLVPFEKSFHYIGLLKAVMRLSVANMKAADVKDVASSITAIANEKLKAEKEAAAGKKKSGKKKQLHVDKPDDDLVSGPYDAMDDDDFM